The following proteins come from a genomic window of Salvia hispanica cultivar TCC Black 2014 chromosome 4, UniMelb_Shisp_WGS_1.0, whole genome shotgun sequence:
- the LOC125185157 gene encoding F-box protein At2g27310-like — MSVSSVDSMASLSSDLCYDILRRLDGANLAIAACTCAAFSSISKEERLWEDVCSSMWPSTNRNDVKNLISSVGGLKKFYADCFPLIVNKDVPEFHCNDYYDYPQEWTEADYYGDEDEVENISPSDFVSIVDIRYREKTICSKVVWGIPYANGSSGWFYNCPFRLDLLANSEQEADDVVLSLSDGLPPSWSIDRERKDGKLWHELRDGIRLSWILVNKKTKRAANLSSWSPIGGQRHWPTDNDFLIRFGSILPAKYILPCQVVECILIMKFKVVASDNSLTSLKLTELSMQLGDMEGSHVNGRNSLLVLREALNCPRSKNYSEVLESCQLYSRVQSELKEEKMRYENRLDTMWILGSIAACATFCLYCL; from the coding sequence ATGTCGGTTTCATCGGTTGATAGTATGGCATCGTTAAGCAGCGATCTTTGCTATGACATATTAAGGCGCCTCGATGGTGCTAATTTGGCCATTGCAGCCTGTACTTGTGCTGCGTTCTCGTCTATCTCGAAAGAAGAGAGGCTGTGGGAAGACGTATGCTCTTCCATGTGGCCTTCGACGAACAGGAATGATGTCAAAAATTTGATCTCTTCCGTCGGCGGCCTTAAAAAGTTTTACGCCGATTGTTTCCCCCTCATAGTAAACAAGGATGTGCCCGAGTTTCACTGCAACGACTACTACGATTACCCTCAAGAATGGACGGAAGCCGATTACTACGGCGACGAGGACGAAGTCGAAAACATTTCACCGTCCGATTTCGTGTCGATTGTGGATATCCGATATAGAGAGAAGACAATTTGTTCGAAAGTCGTCTGGGGCATTCCCTACGCGAATGGCTCTAGTGGTTGGTTCTACAATTGCCCTTTCCGTCTCGATCTCCTTGCGAATTCCGAGCAAGAAGCAGACGACGTCGTGCTCTCGCTCTCCGACGGCCTGCCTCCGAGCTGGTCGATTGATCGAGAAAGAAAAGACGGGAAGCTCTGGCACGAGCTTCGCGATGGAATCAGGCTCAGCTGGATTCTCGTCAACAAGAAGACGAAAAGGGCTGCGAACCTCTCGAGCTGGAGCCCGATCGGAGGGCAGAGACATTGGCCCACGGACAACGACTTCTTGATACGATTCGGCTCGATTCTCCCCGCGAAATACATCCTCCCGTGCCAAGTGGTGGAGTGCATCCTTATCATGAAGTTCAAAGTGGTCGCGTCCGACAACAGCTTGACGTCTCTCAAACTGACGGAGCTGAGCATGCAGCTCGGGGACATGGAGGGCTCTCACGTCAACGGGAGGAACAGCTTGCTCGTTCTGAGGGAGGCGCTCAACTGCCCGAGGAGCAAGAACTACAGCGAGGTGCTGGAGTCGTGCCAGTTGTATTCGAGAGTGCAGAGTGAGCTAAAGGAGGAGAAGATGAGATATGAGAACAGGTTGGATACAATGTGGATTTTGGGAAGCATTGCTGCTTGTGCTACATTTTGTTTATACTGTTTGtga
- the LOC125222904 gene encoding protein trichome birefringence-like 11, with translation MGHFDFIKKLKFQESSPAVVGCFFSSLCLISFFLLLDYRVLNGQLLLLSSWFKSSEKVGFLEIGCDIFSGNWVWDESYPLYQSQDCMFLDGGFRCTENGRPDHFYTKWRWQPKDCNLPRFDGKVMLEKLRDKRIVFVGDSIGRNQWESLLCMLSSAIGNKTSVYEVNGSPITKHSGSLIFKFSDFNCTVEYYRAPFLVLQSRAPPGTPEMIKMTLKLDHMDWSSKHWKEADLLVLNTGHWWNYEKTIRGGCYFQEGDEIKMGMSVGDAFHASLRTLSDWITREVNSSKTHLVFRAYSPIHFGGGDWKNGGTCHLQTLPDPGPPPSSSYVELETVLDGLSEHLKTGNVELLNVTLMTSQRKDGHSSLYYLGPNGGRAPIHRQDCSHWCLPGVPDSWNELLFAAFLKRQSSSSSSSPPASA, from the exons atgggGCACTTTGATTTCatcaagaaattgaagtttcAAGAATCCTCTCCTGCAGTTGTGGGATGCTTCTTTTCCAGCCTCTGCCTAATCTCCTTCTTTCTGTTACTCGATTACAGAGTCCTCAATGGGCAGCTGCTGCTTCTGAGCAGCTGGTTCAAGTCATCGGAGAAAGTGGGGTTTCTTGAAATTGGTTGTGACATATTTAGTGGGAATTGGGTGTGGGATGAGAGCTACCCTCTCTACCAATCCCAAGATTGCATGTTTTTGGATGGTGGATTTCGATGCACTGAGAATGGGCGGCCTGATCACTTCTACACCAAGTGGCGTTGGCAGCCTAAAGATTGCAACTTGCCCag ATTTGATGGAAAAGTGATGCTTGAAAAGCTGAGAGACAAAAGGATAGTTTTTGTTGGAGATTCAATTGGAAGAAACCAATGGGAATCCCTTTTGTGTATGTTGTCTTCTGCCATTGGTAATAAAACTTCCGTGTATGAAGTGAACGGAAGCCCTATCACGAAGCATTCGGGCTCGTTGATCTTCAAATTCTCCGATTTCAACTGCACAGTCGAATACTACAGAGCTCCGTTCCTCGTCCTACAGAGCCGAGCGCCTCCAGGCACTccggagatgatcaaaatgaCCCTCAAACTCGATCACATGGATTGGAGCTCCAAGCATTGGAAGGAGGCGGATTTGCTCGTTTTGAACACTGGCCATTGGTGGAACTACGAGAAGACCATTAGAGG GGGATGTTACTTCCAAGAAGGGGACGAGATCAAGATGGGGATGAGCGTCGGGGACGCGTTCCACGCGTCCCTGAGGACTCTCTCAGATTGGATAACCCGCGAAGTGAACTCCTCCAAGACCCATCTCGTCTTCCGAGCCTACTCCCCCATTCATTTCGGAGGCGGAGACTGGAAGAACGGCGGCACCTGCCATCTCCAGACGCTGCCCGATCCGGGCCCACCGCCTTCCTCCTCATACGTAGAGCTGGAAACCGTGTTAGATGGCCTATCCGAGCATCTAAAAACTGGGAATGTGGAGTTACTGAATGTGACTCTGATGACTTCTCAGAGGAAAGATGGCCATTCCTCCTTGTATTATTTAGGTCCCAACGGGGGACGAGCTCCGATCCACCGCCAAGACTGCAGCCACTGGTGTCTCCCCGGCGTGCCCGATTCGTGGAACGAGCTCCTCTTCGCCGCCTTCCTCAAACGACAGTCGtcgtcgtcttcttcttctcccccTGCCTCAGCCTGA
- the LOC125222905 gene encoding antifungal protein ginkbilobin-like protein codes for MAKPIPQILASFLLLSLCRISSGAPNTAVKSVLCNSGTYSRGDPFTASLAHVLAELEASTPSRRGYDLRNISPYPNAFAYGHAACNGTLATSDCASCLAAAKSAMLAGCDARIGARGELFDCLVRYEQYPFDD; via the coding sequence ATGGCTAAACCAATCCCCCAAATCCTCGCATCATTCCTGCTCCTCTCTCTCTGCCGCATCTCCTCCGGCGCCCCCAACACCGCCGTGAAGAGCGTCCTCTGCAACTCCGGCACCTACTCCAGGGGCGACCCCTTCACCGCCAGCCTCGCCCACGTCCTCGCCGAGCTCGAGGCCTCCACGCCCTCGCGCCGCGGCTACGATCTCCGCAACATCTCCCCCTACCCCAACGCCTTCGCCTACGGCCACGCCGCCTGCAACGGCACCCTCGCCACCTCCGACTGCGCCTCCTGCCTCGCCGCTGCCAAATCCGCCATGCTCGCCGGCTGCGACGCCCGCATCGGCGCCCGCGGTGAGCTCTTCGATTGCCTTGTCAGATACGAACAGTACCCTTTCGATGACTGA